In the genome of Fuerstiella sp., one region contains:
- a CDS encoding HDIG domain-containing protein: protein MTFFGTRRARQTRVFRPAHSRWERLLESLWDYRTIKQLLIGVAAVVVLLVSLQAWKSRFPYREGQFVRDGVLSRVDFSVENVLETRQARLNAEENADPVFVRHDNVIDDLTATFRGHLSAVANAGSSAELDPSVAQAFGVIRNESNFEQLHTLLRDTVSIGELLDQLALDFSQWLGEARVVGILTADDLDNWRYNLQTGQENLQIAQREQTRIEIVGPDDPHPSLSYAPLSSVKLDEQLRDTGTLGKAWTNYETLQPIRSWVETWISASLNGHLVYNEKLTNERRQQAAEREEPQYDFFPAESIIVPAGARVTREYMRLLVHEFEAYETLITSGQRILHILGAALLLVALVILMSMYLAGSQPELLNDPGQLLALIAICGAAVGTGKILSIWHAEVIPVMATVIIVAIVYSRGLALVTGFCLSLLVAFATLERLDQFACLMLLCVTVTIPLNRISSQATIIKVGFVAAAVGFLSVWGLNLLQANSLAGVWQNSAILWDSLRLACWSLVCCFVVHGSLTFIERAFGIVTDISLLGLTDVSHPLLQELARRAPGSYNHSLSVATIGEAAADAIGANGLLVRVGAYFHDIGKMLKPEYFIENMIEGQESQHDNLTPAMSALIIIGHVKDGSELAEQHNLPQQLIDFIEQHHGTTLVEYFYHEAAARADEDHRTDADESTFRYPGPKPQSRETGVMMLVDAVESASRTLSEPTPNRIQTLVREITLKRLLDGQFDECGLTMSELRIVQKSVVKTLLAVHHSRIKYPDQKTA, encoded by the coding sequence ATGACGTTCTTTGGGACACGGCGTGCCCGACAAACACGAGTCTTTCGTCCGGCACATTCACGGTGGGAAAGACTGCTGGAGTCCCTGTGGGACTACAGAACCATCAAGCAATTGCTCATCGGCGTGGCTGCTGTTGTTGTATTGCTGGTTTCACTACAGGCGTGGAAATCGCGTTTTCCGTATCGTGAAGGGCAGTTCGTCAGAGACGGCGTGCTGTCTCGGGTCGACTTCAGCGTTGAGAATGTGCTGGAAACACGGCAGGCAAGGCTCAATGCCGAAGAAAATGCTGACCCGGTTTTTGTCAGGCACGACAATGTGATTGACGATCTGACAGCAACGTTTCGCGGTCATCTGAGCGCAGTTGCCAATGCTGGATCATCAGCTGAGCTCGATCCGTCAGTGGCTCAGGCATTTGGTGTGATACGGAATGAGTCAAATTTTGAACAGCTGCACACCTTGTTGAGGGATACTGTGTCCATCGGCGAGCTGCTAGATCAGCTGGCACTTGATTTTTCTCAGTGGCTGGGTGAAGCTCGTGTCGTTGGCATCCTGACAGCAGACGATCTGGACAACTGGCGTTACAACCTGCAGACCGGTCAGGAAAATCTACAAATTGCTCAGCGGGAACAGACCCGAATCGAGATTGTGGGTCCCGACGATCCACACCCGTCGCTAAGCTATGCTCCGCTGTCCAGTGTAAAACTTGACGAGCAGCTTCGGGATACCGGAACACTAGGTAAGGCCTGGACAAATTATGAGACACTTCAGCCGATTCGATCGTGGGTGGAGACATGGATTTCGGCCAGTCTGAATGGTCATCTGGTTTACAATGAAAAACTGACAAACGAACGCCGTCAGCAGGCAGCCGAAAGAGAAGAACCTCAGTACGATTTTTTTCCTGCCGAAAGCATAATTGTGCCGGCTGGTGCCCGGGTCACTCGCGAATACATGCGGCTGCTGGTTCATGAATTTGAAGCTTACGAAACGTTGATCACGAGTGGCCAGCGTATCCTGCACATACTGGGTGCTGCGCTGTTGCTGGTAGCGCTCGTGATTCTGATGAGCATGTATCTCGCCGGCTCTCAACCGGAACTGCTGAATGACCCTGGTCAACTCCTGGCTTTGATCGCAATCTGCGGCGCTGCTGTCGGCACCGGGAAAATCCTGAGTATCTGGCATGCGGAAGTCATTCCGGTAATGGCCACAGTAATTATTGTGGCCATTGTTTACAGTCGGGGCCTGGCACTCGTGACCGGATTTTGCCTGTCCCTTCTGGTGGCATTTGCAACACTGGAACGCCTGGACCAGTTTGCCTGCCTGATGCTGCTGTGCGTTACTGTGACTATTCCGCTGAACAGAATCTCGTCGCAGGCAACGATTATCAAAGTCGGATTCGTGGCTGCGGCTGTCGGTTTCCTGTCGGTGTGGGGTCTCAATCTGCTCCAGGCGAACTCTCTGGCCGGTGTCTGGCAAAACAGTGCCATCCTGTGGGACAGTCTCAGGCTTGCCTGCTGGTCACTGGTCTGCTGCTTTGTAGTCCATGGTAGTCTGACATTTATTGAACGCGCATTCGGAATTGTGACCGACATCAGCCTGCTGGGTCTCACGGATGTATCCCATCCGCTTCTGCAGGAACTGGCGCGTCGGGCACCGGGGAGTTACAACCATTCACTGAGTGTAGCAACAATCGGCGAAGCTGCTGCGGATGCGATCGGAGCTAACGGACTCCTGGTCCGAGTTGGAGCTTATTTTCACGACATCGGAAAAATGTTGAAGCCGGAATATTTTATCGAGAACATGATCGAGGGGCAGGAAAGCCAGCACGACAATCTGACGCCCGCAATGAGTGCCCTCATTATCATCGGACATGTCAAAGACGGCTCGGAGCTTGCCGAACAGCATAACCTTCCACAGCAACTCATCGACTTCATTGAACAACATCATGGCACCACACTGGTAGAGTATTTCTATCATGAAGCCGCGGCCCGCGCGGACGAGGACCATCGTACGGATGCGGACGAATCAACCTTTCGCTATCCGGGACCAAAACCTCAGTCCAGGGAAACCGGTGTCATGATGCTGGTTGATGCCGTGGAGAGTGCCAGTCGGACGCTCAGCGAGCCGACTCCCAACAGAATTCAGACGCTTGTGCGGGAAATCACACTCAAACGTCTGCTGGATGGCCAATTTGATGAGTGCGGACTCACCATGAGTGAACTGCGAATCGTTCAGAAATCAGTCGTTAAGACACTGCTGGCAGTCCATCACAGTCGTATCAAATACCCAGATCAAAAAACCGCCTGA
- a CDS encoding PhoH family protein, producing MAEASIRLSSQDEARALFGPQDEYVRRVRAATEASIVLRGNEIRVFGTQSQVSNCCLILSEWQGVLASSGELLQSDVIRSLNPDVNDATTQQISAEEVLRTSAPSDAGPLRDPTITRRHTCVHVGSIQPKTSGQQHYMKAMQDNALVFSEGPAGSGKTYLAVAMALQALQEEEVRKVVLVRPAVEAGEKLGFLPGDMQAKVNPYLRPLLDAINEMLEFDQVRRYMSNDVIEVVPLAFMRGRTLNDTFMILDEGQNTTVTQMKMFLTRMGVNSRMVVTGDSTQNDLPQGTRSGLIDGMERLSEIEGVAIVRLTGKDIVRHRLVREIVSAYDDGSGSTR from the coding sequence ATGGCAGAAGCTTCCATTCGTCTCAGCAGTCAGGATGAAGCTCGGGCACTGTTTGGGCCGCAGGATGAATATGTTCGCCGCGTGCGCGCGGCAACGGAAGCGAGCATTGTACTGCGAGGAAACGAGATCAGGGTATTCGGAACGCAGTCACAGGTCAGTAACTGCTGTCTGATTCTTTCGGAATGGCAGGGTGTTCTTGCCAGCAGCGGAGAACTTCTGCAAAGCGATGTCATCAGGAGCTTGAATCCCGACGTGAATGACGCCACCACTCAACAAATTTCAGCTGAAGAAGTTCTTCGTACCAGTGCCCCGTCGGACGCAGGGCCTCTTCGCGACCCGACAATAACACGACGGCATACATGTGTACACGTCGGGTCGATCCAGCCAAAAACGAGTGGTCAGCAGCACTACATGAAAGCGATGCAGGATAATGCACTCGTATTCAGTGAAGGCCCGGCCGGATCCGGAAAAACGTATCTGGCCGTTGCAATGGCTCTCCAGGCACTGCAGGAGGAAGAGGTGCGCAAAGTCGTCCTGGTACGACCGGCAGTTGAGGCAGGTGAGAAATTGGGGTTTCTGCCGGGTGATATGCAGGCCAAGGTCAATCCGTACCTGCGTCCCCTGCTGGATGCCATTAACGAAATGCTTGAATTTGATCAGGTCCGGCGATACATGAGCAACGATGTAATTGAAGTAGTACCGCTGGCTTTCATGCGAGGCCGGACACTGAATGACACCTTCATGATTCTGGATGAAGGTCAAAATACAACAGTGACGCAGATGAAGATGTTTTTGACCAGAATGGGGGTAAATTCCCGCATGGTAGTCACCGGCGATTCGACTCAAAATGATCTTCCACAGGGAACCCGCAGCGGTCTGATTGACGGAATGGAGCGACTTTCCGAAATTGAGGGGGTTGCCATTGTTCGGCTCACAGGAAAGGATATTGTGCGTCATCGACTCGTTCGTGAGATTGTTTCGGCCTATGACGATGGTTCCGGTTCCACCCGATAG